A region of Natribaculum luteum DNA encodes the following proteins:
- a CDS encoding DNA-directed RNA polymerase subunit L, with the protein MELRVTESSDDELSIEIGGEDHTFMNVLKGALLEHDDVSAATYDMNPEQSGGQTEPILTIKTEGGVDPLDALEEAAVNVREKTTAFREAFEAAA; encoded by the coding sequence ATGGAACTGCGGGTCACTGAGAGTAGCGACGACGAGCTATCGATCGAGATCGGCGGCGAGGATCACACGTTCATGAACGTCCTCAAGGGGGCGCTGCTCGAGCACGACGACGTCAGCGCCGCGACCTACGACATGAACCCCGAGCAGTCGGGTGGGCAGACCGAACCGATCCTGACGATCAAGACCGAAGGCGGCGTCGACCCCCTCGACGCACTCGAGGAGGCCGCCGTCAACGTCCGCGAGAAGACGACGGCGTTTCGCGAGGCGTTCGAGGCGGCTGCCTGA
- a CDS encoding METTL5 family protein, with translation MASRRTLARRLESVADFDDPSVDLEQYLTPPEVAAHVLHVASLQGDLTDRVIVDLGTGTGMLAIGASFAAPERVVGLDVDADALARARENAARVGVEVPIDWVRGDATRPPLSLSSTTVVSNPPFGAQRGQRGADRAFLEAASDLAAVSYTIHNEGSQEFVDSFTADHGGTVTHAFRATFDLERRFPFHEEASRELEAEVFRIEWA, from the coding sequence ATGGCGTCACGGCGCACCCTCGCCCGCCGACTCGAGTCCGTCGCCGACTTCGACGACCCTTCGGTCGACCTCGAGCAGTATCTCACGCCGCCGGAGGTCGCCGCCCACGTCCTCCACGTCGCGTCCCTGCAGGGTGACCTGACAGACCGCGTCATCGTCGACCTGGGGACGGGAACCGGGATGCTCGCGATCGGCGCGTCGTTTGCCGCGCCCGAGCGCGTCGTCGGGCTCGACGTCGATGCGGACGCGCTCGCACGCGCCCGCGAAAACGCAGCACGCGTCGGCGTCGAAGTCCCGATCGACTGGGTGCGCGGCGACGCGACGCGGCCGCCGCTGTCGCTCTCGTCGACAACCGTCGTCTCGAACCCACCCTTCGGTGCCCAGCGCGGCCAGCGGGGTGCAGACCGTGCGTTTCTCGAGGCGGCGAGCGACCTCGCCGCAGTCTCGTACACGATACACAACGAGGGCAGCCAGGAGTTCGTCGACTCCTTCACTGCGGATCACGGCGGCACCGTCACCCACGCGTTCCGCGCGACGTTCGATCTCGAGCGTCGATTCCCGTTCCACGAGGAGGCGTCGCGGGAACTCGAGGCGGAGGTCTTCCGGATCGAGTGGGCCTGA
- a CDS encoding DUF7139 domain-containing protein has product MTAEQATDGYLFDLYRRYIGEPEDRTDVYIGFGLFLGGIGLAVAALALFVWSSTLEPRSAEYFAWVQPAYALGMVSLPATMLAIVVLLPAERRVLYASVGGVAITLVAVAGFVSLYPSDWNFYESSETYFSTVHVVAVYAVGLAAITASTGAALIAHYLDLARSVEAVEVGDDDEEGESYSDDEIQSDIDEAMDGVELSWGGVEKSDNKRLTFSDHEFDEANIDVEAKTTRSTGVDAQVAGLKGLKGGEKKTTTSSSTVDDQTAKLKELREQQRAEEAADGDDGRAVSSITGPLARLKERLFGDDGLI; this is encoded by the coding sequence ATGACAGCCGAACAGGCTACGGATGGCTATCTGTTCGACCTCTATCGCCGATACATCGGCGAACCGGAGGATCGAACCGACGTCTACATTGGGTTCGGATTGTTCCTGGGCGGGATCGGCCTCGCAGTCGCAGCGTTGGCGCTTTTCGTCTGGAGCAGCACACTCGAGCCGCGGTCGGCGGAGTACTTCGCGTGGGTCCAGCCCGCGTACGCACTCGGGATGGTGTCGCTTCCGGCGACGATGCTCGCGATCGTCGTGTTACTGCCCGCCGAGCGGCGCGTGCTGTACGCTTCGGTCGGCGGCGTGGCGATCACGCTGGTCGCCGTTGCCGGGTTCGTGTCGCTGTACCCGTCCGACTGGAACTTCTACGAGAGCAGCGAGACCTACTTCAGCACGGTACACGTCGTGGCCGTCTACGCCGTCGGCCTGGCGGCGATCACCGCGTCGACCGGGGCCGCACTCATCGCACACTACCTCGACCTGGCTCGCTCCGTCGAGGCGGTCGAAGTCGGCGACGACGACGAAGAAGGCGAGTCGTACTCCGACGACGAGATCCAAAGCGACATCGACGAGGCGATGGATGGCGTCGAACTCTCCTGGGGCGGCGTCGAAAAGAGTGACAACAAACGGCTGACGTTCAGCGACCACGAGTTCGACGAGGCCAACATCGACGTCGAGGCGAAGACGACGCGCTCGACGGGTGTCGACGCACAGGTCGCCGGCCTGAAGGGGCTGAAAGGCGGCGAGAAGAAGACCACGACCTCGAGTTCGACCGTCGACGACCAGACGGCGAAACTGAAAGAACTGCGCGAGCAGCAACGAGCGGAGGAGGCCGCCGACGGCGACGACGGCCGGGCCGTGAGTTCGATTACGGGGCCGCTGGCCAGACTCAAAGAGCGACTCTTCGGCGACGACGGACTCATCTAG
- a CDS encoding zf-TFIIB domain-containing protein, protein MDECPRCGSPLERLSLGDVETIACNRCGFADVPVDHESEERDLESWRDALERFYEQSDTA, encoded by the coding sequence ATGGACGAGTGCCCTCGGTGTGGGTCACCGCTCGAGCGTCTGTCGCTGGGCGACGTCGAGACCATCGCCTGCAACCGGTGTGGGTTCGCCGACGTTCCAGTCGACCACGAGAGCGAGGAGCGCGATCTCGAGTCCTGGCGAGACGCGCTCGAACGGTTCTACGAACAGTCGGACACCGCGTAG
- a CDS encoding rhomboid family intramembrane serine protease translates to MLSLEWVLGVLVVGTLLASIGTVRLLERSSRRWDDVLRSRLLGGVPWGTIVVIAFVLAVYLFVQDGISDFHDPVTIPYRAWSYLYPLGIATASFSHASSSHLVGNLVGTAVLAPIVEFAWGHYPRDGAESNGSWRTSPWFRAFVVFPLVVVVVGLLTSLFSIGPVIGFSGVVFAFAGFALVRYPVATLVAAIGAQGAVMTVYRALRSPINVYVATPSPPSPPWWASIAIQGHALGFFVGLLLAAVVFSRRGYRPDPLRFWLAVLFFGFSKALWAIYWFRGANSFVLYRGPGVVVVVATTLLVTLAVTASDRPLLPDALVDRLPLLARSTADRTRLERILELGLANDDSLSGSIRTRIRDLARGPRSRTASKLSNVTRRQSALAVVLVVVALISGPAIPVNLFVVDQESTAANASVTVEDYTVRYVEGEENELVGVVDISAFGENTTIESSGVVVSSSSRNIWLEAVSANRLAFERNVTVDVGGPGWRETVHVQREGWSAVGNDSAYQIWLWADGDDRQLAYTSDPVRSEVRIDGKRVTLVPDEGSFSIEVEDDDAVSDVALPAENETVEAGGISFERDGDAIYAASDGTYVQVASEEGRGDY, encoded by the coding sequence ATGCTCTCGCTCGAGTGGGTCCTCGGAGTGCTCGTCGTCGGCACGCTACTCGCGTCGATCGGAACCGTCAGGCTCCTCGAGCGCTCGAGCCGGCGGTGGGACGACGTGCTCCGCTCGCGGCTGCTCGGCGGCGTTCCGTGGGGGACGATCGTCGTGATCGCGTTCGTCCTCGCGGTGTACCTGTTCGTCCAGGACGGCATCAGCGACTTCCACGATCCGGTGACGATACCCTACCGGGCCTGGTCGTATCTCTACCCGCTCGGGATAGCGACGGCGTCGTTCTCGCACGCCAGCTCGAGTCACCTGGTCGGCAACCTCGTCGGGACGGCCGTGCTCGCACCCATCGTCGAGTTCGCCTGGGGCCACTACCCGCGTGACGGAGCCGAGTCGAACGGATCGTGGCGAACCAGTCCCTGGTTCCGGGCGTTCGTCGTCTTTCCGCTGGTCGTCGTCGTCGTTGGCCTCCTGACGAGCCTGTTTTCGATCGGTCCAGTGATCGGCTTCTCGGGGGTCGTCTTCGCGTTCGCCGGATTCGCGCTCGTCCGGTATCCCGTCGCGACCCTCGTCGCAGCGATCGGTGCGCAGGGGGCGGTGATGACCGTCTACAGGGCCCTGCGATCGCCGATCAACGTCTACGTGGCGACGCCGAGTCCACCCTCACCGCCGTGGTGGGCGTCGATCGCCATCCAGGGTCACGCTCTCGGCTTCTTCGTCGGCCTTCTGCTCGCCGCCGTCGTCTTCAGCCGTCGCGGCTACCGGCCCGACCCGCTTCGCTTCTGGCTTGCAGTCCTCTTTTTCGGCTTCTCGAAGGCGCTGTGGGCGATCTACTGGTTTCGCGGTGCGAACTCGTTCGTCCTGTATCGCGGCCCCGGCGTCGTCGTCGTCGTCGCGACCACGCTCCTGGTCACCCTCGCCGTGACCGCCTCCGACCGCCCACTGCTGCCCGACGCGCTGGTCGACCGCCTGCCGCTTCTCGCCCGGTCGACCGCCGATCGAACGCGCCTCGAGCGGATCCTCGAACTCGGACTGGCGAACGACGACTCGCTGTCCGGGTCGATTCGAACCCGTATCCGGGATCTCGCGCGCGGACCCCGATCGCGTACGGCAAGCAAACTCTCGAACGTCACCCGTCGCCAGTCCGCACTCGCCGTCGTCCTCGTCGTCGTCGCGCTCATCTCCGGGCCGGCGATTCCAGTGAACCTGTTCGTGGTCGACCAGGAGTCGACGGCGGCGAACGCGTCCGTCACCGTCGAGGACTACACCGTCCGCTACGTCGAAGGCGAGGAGAACGAACTCGTCGGCGTCGTCGATATCTCGGCGTTCGGCGAGAACACGACGATCGAATCGAGCGGCGTCGTCGTCTCGAGTTCGTCGCGTAACATCTGGCTTGAGGCGGTGTCGGCCAACCGTCTCGCCTTCGAACGGAACGTGACCGTCGACGTCGGCGGTCCCGGCTGGCGGGAGACCGTCCACGTTCAGCGGGAGGGGTGGTCCGCCGTCGGCAACGACAGCGCCTACCAGATCTGGCTGTGGGCCGACGGCGACGACCGCCAGCTCGCGTACACGTCCGACCCCGTCCGGTCGGAGGTCCGCATCGACGGCAAACGCGTGACGCTCGTCCCCGACGAGGGATCGTTCTCGATCGAAGTCGAGGACGACGACGCGGTCTCCGACGTCGCGCTCCCGGCCGAAAACGAGACGGTCGAGGCGGGAGGTATCTCCTTCGAGCGCGACGGCGACGCGATCTACGCCGCCTCGGACGGCACGTACGTCCAGGTCGCGAGCGAGGAAGGACGCGGCGACTACTGA
- the dph2 gene encoding diphthamide biosynthesis enzyme Dph2 encodes MSQESEYSEGDLRNTGMSLKHDREWDYELERIVDAIEDRDAKKVGLQFPEGLKRRGPNVADDLRELTDDDVTFMLSGQPCYGACDLDTYLMKRTDVFVHFGHSPMKNTEKVIYVPLFSNVEVTPIMEEALETLEDPSETPDVGLVTTAQHMNRFEEMCELLEKRGYEVQTRRGDDRLTHEGQVLGCNYASADVPADQVLYVGGGKFHPLGLAMEHPDKHVVIADPVNNVVTVADTEKFLKQRYAAVHRAMDAEKWGVIFCTKIGQGRWEVAQDILADNDDAYLITMDEVTPDRLRNFDMDAFVNTGCPRITTDDGPRFHKPMLTPGEYDIAVGNEPLEELSFDTFHGTW; translated from the coding sequence ATGAGCCAGGAGTCGGAGTACAGCGAGGGCGACCTCCGAAACACCGGGATGAGTCTCAAACACGACCGTGAATGGGACTACGAACTCGAGCGAATCGTCGACGCCATCGAGGATCGCGACGCGAAGAAAGTCGGTCTGCAGTTCCCCGAAGGGCTGAAACGCCGCGGCCCGAACGTCGCCGACGATCTGCGCGAACTCACTGACGACGACGTCACGTTCATGCTCTCGGGGCAGCCGTGTTACGGAGCCTGCGACCTCGATACGTACCTGATGAAACGCACCGACGTCTTCGTCCACTTCGGCCACTCGCCGATGAAAAATACGGAGAAGGTGATCTACGTCCCGCTGTTCTCGAACGTCGAGGTGACGCCGATCATGGAGGAGGCACTCGAGACGCTCGAAGATCCGTCGGAAACCCCCGACGTCGGCCTCGTCACGACCGCCCAGCACATGAACCGATTCGAGGAGATGTGTGAACTCTTAGAGAAGCGGGGCTACGAGGTCCAGACTCGCCGCGGCGACGACCGGCTCACCCACGAAGGACAGGTGCTCGGCTGTAACTACGCGAGCGCGGACGTCCCCGCCGACCAGGTGCTGTACGTCGGCGGCGGCAAGTTCCACCCGCTCGGGCTGGCGATGGAACACCCCGACAAGCACGTCGTCATCGCCGACCCCGTCAACAACGTCGTGACGGTCGCCGACACGGAGAAGTTCCTGAAACAGCGCTACGCGGCCGTCCACCGCGCGATGGACGCCGAGAAGTGGGGCGTCATCTTCTGTACCAAGATCGGACAGGGCCGCTGGGAGGTCGCCCAGGACATCCTCGCGGACAACGACGACGCCTACCTCATCACGATGGACGAGGTCACGCCCGACCGCCTGCGTAACTTCGACATGGACGCATTCGTCAACACTGGCTGTCCCCGGATCACGACCGACGACGGTCCCCGGTTCCACAAGCCGATGCTCACTCCCGGCGAGTACGACATCGCCGTCGGGAACGAGCCCCTCGAGGAACTCAGTTTCGACACGTTCCACGGCACCTGGTAA
- the hisF gene encoding imidazole glycerol phosphate synthase subunit HisF encodes MGLTKRIIPCIDVDLDDDGNPAVYTGVHFEDLEYTGDPVEMARQYNEAGADEFVFLDITASAHGRETMLGVVEQVADEVFIPLTVGGGIRTTEDIKETLRAGADKVSITTGALERPELINEGASAFGSQCIVISVDAKRRYDEGGEHYVEIDGESCWFECTKKGGREGTGVDVVEWAREAESRGAGELFVNSIDRDGTKDGYDVPLTTAVCDAVDTPVIASSGCGSPEHMYEVFTEAGADAGLAASIFHFGEYSIREVKEYLDERDVPVRL; translated from the coding sequence ATGGGGCTGACCAAACGAATCATACCGTGTATCGACGTCGACCTCGACGACGACGGAAATCCGGCGGTCTACACCGGCGTCCACTTCGAGGACCTCGAGTACACGGGCGATCCGGTCGAGATGGCACGCCAGTACAACGAAGCGGGGGCAGATGAATTCGTCTTCCTCGACATCACCGCCTCCGCCCACGGCCGGGAGACGATGCTCGGCGTCGTCGAGCAGGTCGCCGACGAGGTGTTCATCCCGCTTACGGTCGGCGGCGGCATCCGGACGACCGAGGACATCAAGGAAACTCTTCGCGCGGGCGCGGACAAGGTTTCGATCACGACCGGCGCACTCGAGCGGCCGGAACTGATCAACGAGGGTGCGTCGGCGTTCGGCAGCCAGTGTATCGTCATCAGCGTCGACGCGAAGCGACGGTACGACGAGGGTGGCGAGCACTACGTCGAGATCGACGGCGAATCCTGCTGGTTCGAGTGTACGAAGAAAGGCGGCCGCGAGGGGACAGGCGTCGACGTCGTCGAGTGGGCCCGCGAGGCCGAATCGCGGGGTGCCGGCGAACTGTTCGTCAACTCGATCGACAGGGACGGGACGAAAGACGGCTACGACGTCCCGCTGACGACAGCCGTCTGTGATGCCGTCGACACGCCGGTCATCGCGTCGTCGGGCTGTGGCAGCCCCGAACACATGTACGAGGTCTTCACCGAGGCCGGTGCCGACGCCGGACTCGCCGCGTCGATCTTCCACTTCGGCGAGTACTCGATTCGCGAGGTAAAGGAGTACTTAGACGAGCGCGACGTCCCGGTTCGACTGTAG
- a CDS encoding YlbF family regulator, with the protein MSIETSRVEELGRELGEAITELPEYETFERTQKAVEQSEEAQEKIDEFEEIRQEFMLARQTGAATQEDLQELQQTQEELHSIPVMAEYLEAKDELAARLAAINDVISEPLAVDFGGEAGGCCHD; encoded by the coding sequence ATGAGCATCGAGACGAGCCGCGTCGAGGAACTCGGTCGCGAACTGGGCGAGGCGATCACCGAACTGCCCGAGTACGAGACGTTCGAGCGGACCCAGAAAGCAGTCGAACAGTCCGAGGAGGCCCAGGAAAAGATCGACGAGTTCGAGGAGATCCGCCAGGAGTTCATGCTCGCCCGCCAGACGGGAGCTGCGACCCAGGAAGACCTCCAGGAACTCCAGCAGACCCAGGAGGAACTGCACTCGATTCCCGTCATGGCAGAGTACCTCGAGGCGAAAGACGAACTGGCCGCGCGACTCGCTGCGATCAACGACGTGATCTCGGAACCGCTCGCGGTCGACTTCGGCGGCGAAGCCGGCGGTTGCTGTCACGACTGA